The following nucleotide sequence is from Cucumis melo cultivar AY chromosome 1, USDA_Cmelo_AY_1.0, whole genome shotgun sequence.
AAACTGTTTACGATAATTAACACTACATTAGTGTGTATTATTCGTTTTTTATAAGTAATGCCATTTTCTCACTTCAAACAAATTTATTGTTAGTGTCACGTAAAAGTCAAATGTGTTTCTTCAATCAAAATTTTAACATCAACACAAGTGGTGTAGAAGCATTTAAAATTCGAGTAAATTCCATATTCCACTCATCTCTTTGCACATTTGTTtaataaaaagtttttttttaaaaaaaaaactaggggtcttttaaaaaatataaaaaagcgacaatatatttacactctatagaacaattccgtaAACGGAGAAAGTCCAGAGgcccatcgtgtaaaatataaaaaatgtctcgtcaaccacaccgtcaacaatgcgcgcctaatatatttgcgatcgtttagatttggttattgtttgatacgcgatcatttagatatggctacaatttatacgcgatcgtttagatatgactacaatttatacgcgatcgtttagatatgactacaatttatacgcgatcgtttagatatgactacaatttatacgcgatcgtttagatatgattataatttatatgcgatcgtttagataggactataatttatatgcgatcatttagatatgactacaatttatcttttcaatttcatcattttattttgttagacgatcgtttaaatttggagacccaaatctaaatgatttttttaaaaaaatttggtacgcaattttttttaattcttttggtacacaatttttttttttaattcttttggtatacgatcctttagatttatttacatgatcgtttacttttttttacacgatcgtttagatttggctactccaatcaaaatgattttttttcaatagtttttatacaccactacaagaaaatggagcattcccgacgccgaaaatcacgtcggcataaagaacgtcgggaataagggctttcccgacaccctcaacaacgcgtcgggagctgcgtcgggaaaaccatctttcccgacgcaccacgaaggcgtcggcaagaatacgtcgggaaaatgggttttcccgacgccgtgaacagtgcgtcgggagaggcgtcgggaataggggtttttcccgacgccgcgtgaaacgtcggaaaaaggggtttaatgagcgtcgggaattccccttttcccgacgcattttgagggatttcccgacgccacgtcactgcgtcgggaaatcccctttaaatttGTTTCAGTTCTATGAATcacagaaccgaaaccgagaggaggagaaaaagaaaggagaagaagaagaagtcgccgCCGTTGAAATTTCCTGTTattccgccgccgtccgtcgccgaccgccctcgccgttgttcctcgtcgccgtctgccactttaggtaagtgaaatatgtaaatttatttagtttttttagggttttttttgataaaaattagtttagggtttgtttgtttttttgttttttttgtttcaaagttaaaaaaatgtatgtattattgaaattgtttaaagttcttttttgtttttgttttagttttgctttagttaattagttttaggattagttttagaatttagattttgaaatagttttaggatatagattttgaattagttttaggttttagtgttgaatttgaatttgaagtggttttaggatttaagattgacgttgagattgaagttgaaattgaatttgagattgataaaaaatttgaatgtgtagagatttttgaggttatattgaattgggggggggggtgtttattgaatttgagattgtgaTTTAGGATCTCTAATTACTTAGTCGTTTGAACTTTGAGAAATACctaataaacttttaattttgtgtttatacAAAATGTTTAACATTCTTCAATCTTATATACGGATGGTTTTAATGGGTCTACTCAACATATCTCTAAAATTCACGTTATACTAACCCAAGAACCTATCCAAAAGTTGTGAGTGACTAAAATGAATTTCTAAgcttgatttaagaatttatgttttaaagcaTGCTTGGAGTTTAAGCATTTGAATATTCtagatttatgaaattatttacaaagcatgagtttcaagtttagaaagagttatgagaaagcatgatTGAAGTTCTAAAGaattcaatttgagaaatatttCTTAAAACATGAGATTTATGAGAATGTGTTTGAATGCTAAGTTTCTGAAAATATTAGAGCAAAGAGATAATTTAAAGCAAAGCTAGATTTGAGACTTGCTTAAtgcaagagtttttttttttcttaagcaTGCTAACTTAAGAAAGTTAAAGTTTTAGCATGAGATTTTTGAATATGCTTAAGTCTATACCGAGATGTCTTGATCTGATAGAAATTCTATGGGGAAGATTATCTTGTGTACAGGGGTCGTGTAATTATTATGAAATGGAATTACTACTTATCTGGGGAGAGggaggtttaagttaaattgaaaatgtttgttttctatgtccatagccattatgtcatatcgacgatcaaattttatggagacggacgatatgttcctccagtttgaggacgatttagataataacatcgcgggagggtcatcatctgtgggcgacaatacgagtgagtctaagaattttcttcattttaacttacaaatatttcatgttcttttttctaactataaatgttattgtctatttattgagcagggtcttcttctcaacaaacgactccgactcctaggagacgtgcgcagtctcgactcttggagttagagcgccacgttgcaataaatgggcgcattccgatgacgatcgcccctggagcggagaagcctatttctccacacgccgttcgcttcagccaggcgataggcgtgtgcgtgcgaaagacatttcccgttcgctgtcttaagtggacggacgttgggagagaatacattgaggtcgtcaagggcgacctccaggtaattaaatgcactacacatttatatatgatttcatttgaaacatatctaactttagccaatctaatgtgttatgtttgtaatgtgcagcgattctttgtgcttgatttcaatgatcaagcaatgaacaggtttgttgagcatcagatgctcacgacctttaaagagtttcgggccgactgtcataaacatttcaaaaagtacagcgacctgGAGGacgctcgtgccaacccaccaaacgcattggttggacgtgatgaggattgacacttcctctgcgaccattatatcagccgtgcattccaggtatttgtcatgattaattatgataacaagtttttatatgtataagatataaacaatataattgttttaatgcaggagcaatcacggacaaacaaggctgctaaacagaagcagccttacaatcatagtagcgggtccaagtcgtttctacaacgacagtatgagctcgctgaaagaagagggcagccggtcgatcgtgtggaattgttccgggaaacacacgttcgagctgggacattcgtgtcgcaagccgccgaggatgcgcatgtaagttatacccttattaattatccacttttattatatatttttacgcgttacctaacataatttttaaatttgttgcagaatcaaatgctggaactccaatcccagcctatcccagagggtagtcagccactctctgaggatgagatatgcgatcaggtgttaggtagacgaccaggctactcaaaaggccttggttggggacccaagccgaaggcccgcagaacggcaagtgcaagcagttcgtcgacatcttgtttgcagtccacacaaaaagagattgaattacaagctaaacttcatgaagctttggaacggattgaagtacaagatagaaatcaccaagcattagcttcacaagtggaagctatgaaaaagatgattgaagacctaactcgtgcacaacaggaaccaccacatgatccctagcttcattatgtttatgttttttctatattgagaactatattttgttgtagtcaacttattcgtattattaattttaattctatttttttaatttgtgtttgtatatttattaatttattttaatttaatccaaaacgtcgcgaaatttttttgagcaatccgaacatcattgtgaatgtttgagcaaaatattataaggaaaaaagtaaaaataaaatattttaaaaaatatataaaaaaatatttcccga
It contains:
- the LOC127149956 gene encoding uncharacterized protein LOC127149956, whose protein sequence is MSYRRSNFMETDDMFLQFEDDLDNNIAGGSSSVGDNTRSSSQQTTPTPRRRAQSRLLELERHVAINGRIPMTIAPGAEKPISPHAVRFSQAIGVCVRKTFPVRCLKWTDVGREYIEVVKGDLQRFFVLDFNDQAMNRFVEHQMLTTFKEFRADCHKHFKKYSDLEDARANPPNALVGRDED